Proteins encoded by one window of Dermochelys coriacea isolate rDerCor1 chromosome 13, rDerCor1.pri.v4, whole genome shotgun sequence:
- the LOC119841662 gene encoding putative olfactory receptor 10D4, with the protein MGLVNHTVVTHFILLGIPDANGLQTILFLTFLAFSLCTLLGNLIIFSAIPADPCLHTPMYFFLCNHSMLDIGFSSISTPKMLTNLWFQCRVISLGKCMFQVFFYHFLGSTECLLYTVMAYDRYVAICHPLRYQLIMNRRVCALLAAGTWITTSFHATILTSLTFTLPYCGSKVVDYFFCEIFPVVKLACADTYVIETMTVTNTGVVRITCFHLVLASYICIMYSVLKMNSAKGQHKADSTCASHPAVVMLFFGPCALIYTQPQRSKVLVAAVPIFGNVVTPMLNPAIYTLRNKEVKVALRNLRGGQTPEH; encoded by the coding sequence ATGGGGCTGGTCAACCATACTGTGGTGACTCATTTCATCCTCTTAGGGATCCCTGATGCCAATGGCCTCCAgaccatcctcttcctcacattcTTAGCTTTCTCCCTCTGCACGCTACTGGGCAACCTGATCATCTTCTCAGCCATCCCCGCTGACCCCTGCTTGCACACCCCCATGTATTTCTTCCTCTGCAATCACTCCATGCTGGACATTGGTTTTTCCTCCATCAGTACTCCCAAAATGCTGACCAACCTCTGGTTTCAGTGCAGAGTCATCTCTCTGGGCAAGTGCATGTTCCAGGTCTTCTTCTACCACTTCCTGGGCAGCACCGAGTGCCTGCTCTACACTGTCATGGCCTATGACCGGTACGTGGCCATCTGCCATCCGCTGCGCTACCAGCTCATCATGAACCGGAGGGTGTGCGCCCTCCTGGCCGCCGGCACCTGGATCACCACCTCCTTCCATGCCACCATCCTCACCAGCCTGACCTTCACGCTGCCTTACTGCGGGTCCAAGGTGGTGGACTATTTTTTCTGTGAGATCTTCCCGGTGGTCAAGCTGGCCTGTGCAGACACGTACGTCATTGAGACCATGACCGTAACCAATACTGGGGTGGTGCGCATAACTTGCTTCCATCTCGTCCTCGCTTCCTACATCTGCATCATGTACTCCGTCCTGAAGATGAACTCAGCCAAAGGGCAGCACAAAGCGGACTCCACTTGTGCCTCGCATCCGGCAGTGGTGATGCTGTTTTTTGGTCCCTGTGCCCTGATCTACACTCAGCCCCAGCGGAGCAAAGTGCTGGTGGCTGCTGTGCCAATCTTCGGCAACGTGGTCACACCCATGCTGAACCCAGCCATCTACACGCTGAGGAACAAGGAGGTGAAAGTGGCTCTGAGAAATCTGAGAGGGGGTCAAACACCTGAACACTGA